One Carassius carassius chromosome 20, fCarCar2.1, whole genome shotgun sequence DNA segment encodes these proteins:
- the LOC132096251 gene encoding NEDD8-like: MLIKVKTLTGKEIEIDIEPTDKVERIKERVEEKEGIPPQQQRLIYSGKQMNDEKTAADYKIQGGSVLHLVLALRGGQTLHWPCSPPVSFL; encoded by the exons ATGTTGATTAAAGTTAAG ACACTCACAGGCAAAGAAATAGAAATTGACATCGAGCCTACAGACAAG GTGGAGAGAATCAAAGAGAGGGTGGAAGAAAAGGAGGGGATCCCTCCACAACAGCAAAGACTCATTTATAGCGGAAAACAAAT GAATGATGAGAAGACTGCTGCTGACTACaagatccagggagggtctgtccTGCATTTAGTTCTTGCTCTCCGAGGAGGGCAAACCCTGCACTGGCCCTGCAGTCCCCCAGTGTCTTTCCTCTAA
- the LOC132096250 gene encoding zona pellucida sperm-binding protein 3-like: protein MNYLWLSCLVFAVATPFVMPEDSQNDVQITCGERSVHVQWKVDKSMTGNPARLFLGNCFASYFSNLSNEGGVADFYYGLNDCGFRRMATLKYLVYENKVNYRPLPKPNPPSFSYPVRCVYDRPKGWTPAFQSSSAGFIQGHGELAFHMAILNYNLSGPAESNVFPLGSFVPIWASVDQQAHQPLLLLLEECVASTTFEIYPDSLTYPLITNKGCLVDGKKSFSKFLPRQHSSSIILNLQAFSFALGEEVYIHCKLIAWDPDNVSNAKKACNYNKATGEWELLDDPLRSSVCQCCDTTCQGRGKRDAESAPQGLVLKSVLGPLTFTEVSP, encoded by the exons ATGAATTACTTATGGCTAAGCTGTTTGGTTTTTGCAGTTGCCACACCATTTGTAATGCCTGAAGATAGTCAGAATG ATGTCCAAATTACATGTGGGGAGCGTTCCGTTCATGTTCAGTGGAAAGTGGACAAATCGATGACTGGAAATCCTGCTCGTCTTTTCCTGGGTAACTGCTTTGCTTCATACTTCTCAAATCTGTCAAATGAAGGAGGAGTTGCAGACTTCTACTATGGACTTAATGATTGTGGCTTCAGACGAATG GCAACATTGAAATACTTGGTGTATGAGAACAAGGTAAACTACAGGCCACTGCCTAAGCCCAACCCTCCTTCTTTCAGCTATCCAGTTAGATGTGTGTATGACAG GCCGAAGGGTTGGACTCCTGCTTTCCAGAGTTCTTCTGCTGGTTTTATTCAGGGTCATGGAGAACTGGCCTTTCACATGGCAATTCTCAATT ATAATTTAAGTGGCCCTGCAGAATCCAATGTCTTTCCACTGGGATCTTTTGTTCCTATTTGGGCTAGTGTTGACCAGCAAGCCCATCAGCCTCTGCTGCTGCTTCTGGAGGAATGTGTAGCCTCCACAACATTCGAAATCTACCCAGATAGTCTTACATACCCACTCATCACCAACAAAGG CTGTCTCGTGGATGGTAAGAAGAGCTTTTCAAAGTTTTTGCCAAGGCAACACTCTTCCTCGATTATTCTTAACCTCCAAGCTTTCAGCTTTGCTTTGGGAGAAGAG GTCTACATCCATTGCAAATTAATTGCATGGGACCCTGACAACGTCAGCAACGCAAAGAAGGCCTGCAATTATAATAAAGCCACAGGAGA GTGGGAGCTTTTAGATGACCCATTACGGAGTTCTGTTTGTCAGTGCTGTGATACAACATGTCAAGGCCGTGGAAAGAGGGACGCAGAATCTG CACCTCAGGGACTGGTACTAAAGTCAGTGTTGGGACCTTTGACATTTACAGAAGTTTCACCATGA
- the LOC132096982 gene encoding zona pellucida sperm-binding protein 3-like, translating to MPSFLFFVFSTLAVTQAAVTVDCGKNSVSVRWVDVNSQVDPSLLRLGDCPPTQVSVNPQVSEAVFYAEFLTCNIRRLVTTNEIRFETEITSPTLSKATPFYYPVVCVYERKDDWVPPLYGPLLFHTHGQGDLAFGMALMKDDFSGVATTTTFSLGSMIPIAASVAQQNHQPLILLLDECLASTTSELTPDSRVYPLITNKGCLVDSKNSNSTFLPRNQLSEIRLSLQAFKFATGEDVYLHCRLVAREPRDLDGGNKACQYDRTSSRWVLVDDPSQSSLCSCCDTNCQGRKKRGITADSTALNSVIGPLVIT from the exons ATGccttcctttttgttttttgtgttttcaaCTCTGGCTGTGACACAAGCAG CAGTCACTGTGGACTGTGGTAAAAACTCTGTCTCTGTACGATGGGTTGATGTAAACTCTCAAGTGGATCCATCACTACTCCGCCTAGGTGACTGTCCTCCAACCCAGGTTTCAGTAAATCCTCAAGTGTCTGAGGCAGTGTTCTATGCTGAATTTTTGACCTGTAATATTAGGAGGCTG GTGACAACCAATGAGATTAGATTTGAGACCGAGATCACTTCTCCCACATTGTCGAAAGCAACACCATTTTATTACCCTGTAGTCTGCGTATATGAAAG GAAAGATGACTGGGTTCCTCCTTTGTATGGTCCTCTGCTGTTTCATACACATGGCCAGGGAGATCTGGCATTTGGTATGGCTCTCATGAAGG ATGACTTCAGTGGTGTGGCCACTACCACAACCTTCTCACTAGGCTCAATGATCCCAATTGCTGCCTCAGTCGCCCAGCAGAACCATCAGCCATTAATACTGCTGCTGGATGAATGTTTGGCTTCCACAACATCAGAATTGACTCCAGATTCTCGTGTTTACCCACTAATTACCAACAAGGG gTGTCTTGTAGACAGCAAAAATTCAAACTCCACATTTCTGCCAAGAAATCAGTTGTCAGAGATCAGACTGAGTCTTCAAGCTTTCAAGTTTGCCACTGGAGAAGAT GTCTACCTGCATTGCAGGCTTGTGGCACGGGAACCAAGGGACCTAGATGGTGGCAATAAAGCTTGTCAATATGACCGGACCAGCTCACG ATGGGTGCTGGTTGATGATCCATCGCAGAGTTCTCTCTGCAGCTGCTGTGACACTAACTGCCAAGGAAGAAAGAAAAGAGGAATAACAGCAG ATTCCACCGCTTTAAACTCTGTTATTGGGCCTCTGGTTATAACTTGA